In the Deltaproteobacteria bacterium genome, one interval contains:
- a CDS encoding homoserine dehydrogenase has product MGSPVRIGILGAGTVGGAVHDLVVKGHLARFGVDAEVTKVFTRRPEGKPGYAASPQLFTTDPAAVTGHPDVDVVVEVLGAGGPADLRVQKEWVLDALRHGKSVATANKALLVAHGREIWAAARESGRAVRFEACVGGGIPIIGPLTQSLAAERPAAVYGLLNGTSNYILTEMAQRGRSYEDALASAQALGYAEADPDADVSGRDAEAKLLLLASVTFGARLQAGAIHRKGIERIHAIDFLYAARKGRATIKSVALARGVDGALEAMVSPMVVPERHPIASIDGVTNALFFKGQVSDGGAPDAGDWDYVFAGPGAGGGATAVAVLGDVQELVLRSGDAPFLPVESIVSGVDSVRPQDDLRGSFYVRFVVRDQSGIVGELCQIFGDQRINVSEIWQLQHTDEELEGLVGAGKGGAAAREILPFVITLEETSVGQLRQALERIAQKDYVLAEPLWLPIWKA; this is encoded by the coding sequence ATGGGGTCTCCGGTCCGCATCGGCATCCTCGGCGCCGGCACCGTCGGCGGCGCCGTACACGATCTCGTGGTCAAGGGGCACTTGGCGCGTTTCGGCGTGGACGCCGAGGTGACCAAGGTGTTCACGCGCCGGCCCGAGGGCAAGCCCGGGTACGCGGCGTCGCCGCAACTCTTCACCACCGATCCGGCCGCGGTCACCGGTCACCCCGACGTCGATGTCGTGGTGGAGGTGCTCGGCGCCGGAGGACCCGCCGACCTGCGCGTCCAGAAGGAGTGGGTGCTCGACGCGCTGCGCCACGGCAAGTCGGTGGCCACCGCCAACAAGGCGTTGCTCGTGGCCCACGGCAGGGAGATCTGGGCCGCGGCCCGGGAGAGCGGCCGGGCCGTGCGTTTCGAGGCCTGCGTCGGCGGCGGCATCCCCATCATCGGACCCCTCACCCAGAGCCTCGCGGCCGAGCGGCCGGCGGCGGTCTACGGCCTGTTGAACGGCACCAGCAACTACATCCTGACGGAGATGGCACAGCGGGGCCGGTCCTACGAGGACGCGCTGGCTTCCGCCCAGGCATTGGGTTACGCCGAAGCCGATCCGGATGCCGACGTGAGCGGCCGCGACGCCGAAGCCAAGCTGCTGCTGTTGGCGTCCGTCACCTTCGGCGCGCGCCTGCAGGCCGGCGCCATCCACCGAAAGGGCATCGAGCGCATCCACGCCATCGACTTCCTCTATGCGGCGCGCAAGGGCCGCGCCACCATCAAGTCCGTGGCCCTGGCGCGCGGCGTCGACGGCGCCCTGGAGGCCATGGTGAGCCCCATGGTGGTGCCGGAACGCCATCCCATCGCGAGCATCGACGGCGTCACCAACGCGCTGTTCTTCAAGGGGCAGGTCAGCGACGGCGGAGCGCCCGACGCGGGTGACTGGGACTACGTGTTCGCCGGACCCGGGGCCGGCGGTGGCGCCACCGCGGTGGCGGTGCTGGGCGATGTTCAGGAACTGGTGCTGCGTTCCGGCGATGCACCCTTTCTGCCGGTGGAGAGCATCGTCTCGGGGGTGGACTCGGTGCGTCCGCAGGACGACCTCAGGGGCTCCTTCTACGTTCGCTTCGTGGTGCGGGACCAGAGCGGCATCGTCGGCGAGCTTTGCCAGATATTCGGGGACCAAAGGATCAACGTATCCGAGATCTGGCAGCTCCAGCACACGGACGAAGAGTTGGAGGGGCTCGTGGGGGCAGGGAAGGGCGGAGCCGCGGCCCGCGAGATCCTGCCGTTCGTGATCACCCTGGAAGAGACCAGCGTGGGCCAGTTGCGCCAAGCCCTGGAGCGCATCGCGCAAAAGGACTACGTGCTGGCGGAACCCCTGTGGCTGCCCATATGGAAGGCTTGA